The Chryseolinea soli genome contains a region encoding:
- a CDS encoding YceI family protein, whose product MNISKIQPVGLIVAVMLSVGSSPTTAQPVTYLVDNTHSSIQFAVTFMSLTEVSGRFDRFCGSFVLNEADMPKSRILLFIDASSVNTGLDIRDGDLRNDYFEVKKFPIIAFKSKSILKSGAKRFEVKGDLALHGVVKEMTLLLDILGSVNGVDGKEMGLKSKPFSLARKDFNISLGNTVGDTVTATALIRVRTFYKARENFHNQFPAASGALSFPFDGIYADDKSNAQITLTSYAENFFIAFADKDWRWFNRVYQIGDNRFKLESFSHTFELTQTGLRYMNLDEKEAKIFTRK is encoded by the coding sequence ATGAACATTTCCAAAATACAACCGGTCGGCCTGATCGTGGCTGTGATGCTTAGTGTCGGCTCATCGCCGACAACCGCTCAGCCGGTGACTTACCTTGTGGATAACACACACTCTTCGATCCAGTTTGCCGTGACGTTTATGAGCCTGACAGAAGTGTCGGGCCGGTTCGACCGGTTTTGCGGCAGCTTTGTGTTGAATGAGGCGGACATGCCAAAATCCAGGATCCTGCTTTTCATCGATGCTTCCAGCGTCAACACGGGCCTCGACATTCGCGATGGCGACTTGAGGAACGATTATTTCGAAGTAAAAAAATTCCCGATCATAGCCTTCAAGAGCAAATCGATCCTCAAGTCCGGGGCGAAGCGATTTGAGGTGAAGGGAGATCTGGCCCTGCATGGCGTTGTTAAGGAGATGACCCTTCTGTTGGACATTTTGGGATCCGTGAATGGTGTGGATGGGAAAGAAATGGGATTGAAGTCGAAACCTTTTTCGCTCGCGCGGAAGGATTTCAATATCAGCCTGGGCAATACCGTTGGAGACACGGTGACGGCAACGGCGCTGATCCGCGTGAGAACGTTTTACAAGGCGCGCGAAAATTTTCACAACCAGTTCCCCGCAGCGAGCGGCGCTTTGTCATTTCCATTCGATGGGATCTACGCCGACGATAAATCAAATGCGCAGATCACGTTGACAAGCTACGCGGAAAATTTCTTTATCGCATTTGCCGATAAAGATTGGCGCTGGTTCAACCGGGTTTACCAGATCGGCGACAACCGGTTTAAACTGGAAAGCTTCAGCCATACGTTCGAGTTGACCCAGACCGGCCTTCGTTACATGAATCTTGACGAGAAGGAGGCAAAAATCTTTACCCGGAAATAG
- a CDS encoding T9SS type A sorting domain-containing protein translates to MKKNRPALCSPWSLLLFALCIAGRVSGQFSPVTLPAGLQPTESEMVVYQNNLMLVLQNAEHNSFSLHKYNGAVAAVPLPKGYNLYQDTQFEQLKDMLYFMPDRTTSTGRAELLRYDGATVTPIDIPDELIPRETIRLIGHTPFSYHDVLYIEAISLDSAIDDANPITHWIKYDGTSFSRMSLSFLYSCIRPWGPEVVSDKKLFNDKMYMRYYTYIGGRQIVIFDGVDVTLDFDSPHPDFIGEPGGCDMEVFNDLLYIPTFEPRPIDPIFEHGGLLNSYDGTTEEEVFIPSGLRYVKTTLEPYAGKLRGVMNDGSFFPQWYAYDGTNFTATPLPPGTRIYPGGDQRVYRCQLYIVLSTGSVIAPVYALYAYGDPLECAVLPAAVERIDIHAYARERDWCWTGIDVDWTLPTPCTPPCIDPLIRVALLDKPGQEVWSQMYDKPFQATYPVDDKQSFIATTAIGTQKVFQDFVVFDKELVPAGIEEVKLQMTSRDQKIQLNVATEKDVKVPFIIALQDADGKTLWQQKFTAPLATVVEVAAPQRGTTLRFMLDGSVTQVTSLSVFPNPASGNPSIEVGTNGAKLSTRLTITDFFGKTIYQKDVTAPVIIQPDLSQAPKGLYFINVAGPDGRVHRQTLVLK, encoded by the coding sequence ATGAAAAAAAACAGACCCGCGCTTTGCTCTCCCTGGAGTCTTCTCCTGTTCGCCCTTTGTATCGCCGGCCGTGTTAGCGGTCAGTTTAGCCCCGTAACGTTGCCTGCAGGTTTGCAGCCCACGGAATCCGAAATGGTGGTGTATCAAAACAACCTGATGCTCGTGCTCCAGAATGCGGAGCACAACAGCTTTTCGCTGCACAAATACAACGGCGCAGTGGCGGCCGTTCCCCTGCCAAAGGGTTACAATCTCTACCAGGACACGCAGTTCGAGCAGCTCAAGGACATGCTTTACTTCATGCCCGATCGCACCACGTCCACAGGCAGGGCCGAGCTGTTGCGCTACGACGGCGCCACCGTTACGCCCATCGACATTCCCGACGAACTCATTCCCCGCGAGACGATCCGGCTGATCGGACACACCCCCTTCTCCTACCACGATGTGCTTTACATCGAAGCGATTTCACTGGATTCTGCCATCGACGACGCCAACCCGATCACGCATTGGATAAAATACGACGGCACCAGTTTTTCGCGCATGTCCTTGTCCTTCTTGTACAGTTGCATCCGGCCATGGGGCCCGGAAGTTGTCAGCGACAAGAAACTGTTCAACGACAAGATGTACATGCGTTACTACACCTACATCGGCGGCCGCCAGATCGTCATCTTCGATGGTGTCGATGTTACATTGGACTTCGATTCTCCCCACCCTGACTTCATTGGCGAGCCGGGTGGATGTGACATGGAAGTCTTCAACGATCTTCTTTATATACCCACCTTTGAGCCCAGGCCCATTGACCCCATATTTGAACACGGTGGTCTTCTAAATTCGTACGACGGCACAACAGAAGAAGAAGTGTTCATACCCTCGGGTTTGCGCTATGTCAAAACGACGCTCGAACCCTACGCCGGCAAATTGAGGGGCGTCATGAACGACGGCTCCTTTTTTCCGCAGTGGTATGCCTACGATGGCACAAACTTTACGGCGACTCCGTTGCCGCCGGGAACGCGGATATATCCCGGAGGCGATCAGCGCGTCTATCGATGCCAACTGTACATCGTCTTGTCTACCGGCTCCGTCATCGCACCGGTCTATGCCTTGTATGCCTATGGCGATCCCCTCGAATGTGCAGTGTTGCCGGCGGCAGTCGAACGTATAGACATTCATGCCTACGCCCGCGAACGCGATTGGTGCTGGACGGGCATAGACGTTGACTGGACCCTGCCCACGCCGTGCACACCCCCGTGTATCGATCCACTGATCCGTGTCGCCCTGCTCGACAAACCCGGTCAGGAAGTGTGGAGCCAGATGTACGACAAACCTTTCCAAGCCACCTATCCGGTAGACGACAAACAGTCCTTCATCGCCACCACAGCGATTGGAACCCAGAAAGTGTTCCAGGACTTTGTCGTATTCGACAAGGAGCTCGTTCCCGCAGGCATCGAAGAGGTGAAATTGCAAATGACGTCGCGCGACCAGAAGATTCAACTCAACGTGGCCACCGAGAAAGATGTGAAGGTGCCCTTTATTATCGCTCTCCAGGACGCGGACGGCAAGACACTATGGCAACAGAAGTTCACCGCTCCCCTGGCCACCGTCGTCGAGGTTGCAGCTCCACAGCGTGGCACAACGCTCCGCTTCATGCTCGACGGCAGCGTGACGCAGGTAACCAGCCTATCGGTGTTTCCCAACCCCGCATCGGGCAATCCGAGCATCGAGGTCGGCACCAATGGCGCCAAGCTGTCGACACGACTTACGATCACGGACTTTTTTGGCAAAACCATCTATCAAAAAGACGTGACGGCACCCGTCATCATTCAACCCGACTTGTCGCAGGCGCCAAAGGGCCTGTACTTCATTAACGTAGCGGGCCCCGACGGACGTGTACACCGCCAAACGTTGGTATTGAAGTAA